In Erinaceus europaeus chromosome 10, mEriEur2.1, whole genome shotgun sequence, one DNA window encodes the following:
- the MC5R gene encoding melanocortin receptor 5, whose product MNSSFYLHFLDLNLNATEGNFLEPSVKNKSSPCEDMGIAVEVFLMLGLISLLENILVIGAIVKNKNLHSPMYFFVCSLAVADMLVSMSNAWETIAIYLINNKHLVIADAFVRHLDNVFDSMICISVVASMCSLLAIAVDRYVTIFYALRYHHIMTVRRSGLIITCIWTFCIGCGIVFIVYYESTYVIICLISMFFTMLFLMVSLYIHMFLLARTHVKRIAALPRYSSVRQRTSMKGAVTLTMLLGVFIVCWAPFFLHLILMISCPQNIYCSCFMSHFNMYLILIMCNSVIDPLIYAFRSQEMRKTFKEIICCHGFRIPCKFPSRY is encoded by the coding sequence ATGAATTCCTCATTTTACCTGCATTtcttggacttgaacctgaatgccACAGAAGGCAACTTTTTGGAACCAAGTGTCAAGAACAAGTCTTCACCGTGCGAGGACATGGGCATTGCTGTGGAGGTGTTTCTGATGCTGGGCCTCATCAGTCTCTTGGAGAACATCTTGGTCATCGGAGCCATTGTGAAGAACAAGAACTTGCACTCACCCATGTATTTCTTTGTGTGTAGTCTGGCGGTCGCTGACATGCTGGTGAGCATGTCCAATGCCTGGGAGACCATCgccatttatttaattaataataagCACTTGGTGATAGCGGACGCCTTTGTGCGTCACCTTGACAATGTGTTTGACTCCATgatttgcatttctgtggtgGCGTCCATGTGCAGTTTGCTGGCCATTGCTGTGGATAGGTACGTCACCATCTTCTATGCCCTGCGCTACCACCATATCATGACGGTCAGGCGCTCTGGGCTGATCATCACATGCATTTGGACCTTCTGCATAGGCTGTGGCATCGTCTTCATCGTTTACTACGAGTCCACCTATGTCATCATTTGTCTCATCTCCATGTTCTTCACCATGCTGTTCCTCATGGTGTCTCTGTATATACACATGTTCCTCCTGGCCCGAACTCACGTCAAGCGGATTGCAGCTCTGCCCAGATACAGTTCTGTACGGCAAAGGACCAGCATGAAGGGCGCTGTCACCCTGACCATGTTGCTGGGTGTTTTCATCGTGTGCTGGGCTCCCTTCTTTCTGCATCTCATTCTGATGATTTCCTGTCCTCAGAACATCTACTGCTCCTGCTTTATGTCTCACTTCAACATGTACCTCATACTCATCATGTGTAATTCTGTGATTGATCCTCTGATTTATGCCTTCCGCAGCCAAGAGATGCGGAAGACATTTAAAGAGATCATTTGTTGCCATGGTTTCAGAATACCCTGTAAGTTCCCTAGTAGATATTAA